A DNA window from Peptostreptococcaceae bacterium contains the following coding sequences:
- a CDS encoding AbrB/MazE/SpoVT family DNA-binding domain-containing protein produces MKSTGIVRKVDELGRVVIPIELRRTMDIAERDALEIFVEGSHIILKKYEPACIFCGQAKDVENYKGKNICPKCFEEIKNRP; encoded by the coding sequence ATGAAATCTACTGGTATAGTACGAAAGGTTGATGAGCTTGGAAGAGTGGTAATTCCGATCGAACTTCGTAGAACGATGGACATTGCGGAGAGAGACGCTTTGGAGATATTTGTTGAAGGATCGCACATAATCTTGAAGAAGTATGAACCCGCATGTATTTTCTGCGGACAGGCCAAGGATGTTGAAAACTACAAGGGCAAAAACATATGCCCTAAGTGCTTCGAAGAAATAAAAAACCGTCCATAA
- the rsmI gene encoding 16S rRNA (cytidine(1402)-2'-O)-methyltransferase, with amino-acid sequence MTENSGKLYICPTPIGNLEDITIRVLRVLRESDIIACEDTRHTLKLLNHFEIKKKLTSYHEHNKDRKKHDIADRIRSGQKVALVTDAGMPGISDPGEDLVKLCIEENLPFEVLPGPSAFVNALVASGLSSRRFVFEGFLDKKKKERNLALGRIENETRTIIVYEAPHRLKKTLIELQKILGERKCVLCRELTKRYEEHLRGSSAHLLNHYESLDPRGEYVIVIEGKKEEFKEFTDEMIEIRLNKCLEGGMKKKEAVKFVAEETGVSRNRIYDLSIR; translated from the coding sequence ATGACTGAAAACAGCGGGAAATTGTATATATGCCCGACACCAATAGGCAATCTTGAGGACATAACCATTAGGGTCCTCCGAGTGCTTAGGGAATCAGACATAATTGCTTGCGAAGATACGCGCCATACATTGAAATTACTCAACCATTTCGAAATCAAAAAGAAGCTGACCAGTTATCATGAGCACAACAAGGACAGAAAAAAGCACGACATAGCCGACAGGATAAGGAGCGGACAAAAGGTTGCACTTGTCACAGATGCCGGAATGCCGGGGATTTCAGACCCCGGAGAAGATCTTGTGAAACTTTGTATCGAAGAAAACCTGCCATTTGAGGTTCTTCCGGGTCCCAGTGCCTTTGTTAATGCACTGGTTGCCTCGGGCCTTTCATCCAGGAGGTTCGTGTTTGAAGGATTTTTGGACAAAAAAAAGAAAGAACGAAATTTGGCGCTTGGCCGCATAGAAAATGAAACGCGTACGATCATAGTTTACGAAGCCCCCCACAGGCTTAAGAAGACGCTCATTGAACTTCAAAAGATTCTCGGTGAAAGGAAGTGCGTTCTTTGCCGTGAATTGACGAAACGCTACGAGGAGCATTTGCGTGGAAGCTCCGCGCACCTTTTAAATCATTACGAAAGCCTTGATCCAAGAGGGGAATATGTGATTGTTATAGAAGGTAAAAAGGAAGAGTTTAAAGAATTCACGGATGAAATGATAGAAATCCGTTTGAACAAATGCTTGGAAGGTGGAATGAAGAAAAAGGAAGCGGTTAAATTTGTGGCGGAAGAAACGGGTGTTTCAAGGAATAGAATATACGATTTAAGTATTCGTTAA